A stretch of the Bradyrhizobium sp. CCBAU 53351 genome encodes the following:
- a CDS encoding MDR family MFS transporter, which produces MSGPNAHLMVPGLRRNMVTICAMTATIMQALDTTIANVALPYMQGTLSASQDQINWVLTSYIVAAAIMTAPVGWIANRFGRKRIFIICSAGFTMASVLCGLAQDINQMVLFRLLQGVFGAALVPLSQSVMLDYYTLQERAKAMSIWGMGVMMGPIMGPSLGAWLTETYSWHWVFFVNLPFGFITVLGLIVFMDETRKDFSLRFDWFGFAALAVAIGALQLALDRGEQLGWLESNEILAEFIVSAVAFYFFLAHSFTTSTPFIRFALFRDRNFVTGCMFMVVMGLVLFSTMALASPYMQNVIGYPIITAGLLLASRGFGTFFAMMLVGRMMRYFEARTLIISGLTLTAGSLYQMTGWTDLTQVPEIVTVSVIQGFGFGLVFVPLSTVAFLTLSNELRTDGTAMLTLMRNVASSVGISVVIAQLTQGTRRTYAILSEHINPFNHALQMPDVRGLINLSTDAGRAMADRMVSVQAQIIAFAHDYQLVMLFILCTIPLALLIGSTKATLRKQAAGPEHAVIE; this is translated from the coding sequence ATGTCCGGTCCCAATGCCCATCTGATGGTCCCCGGCCTGCGCCGGAACATGGTGACGATCTGCGCCATGACCGCGACCATCATGCAGGCGCTGGACACCACCATCGCCAACGTCGCCCTGCCCTACATGCAGGGCACGCTGTCGGCCTCGCAGGACCAGATCAACTGGGTGCTGACCTCCTACATCGTCGCCGCCGCGATCATGACGGCGCCGGTGGGCTGGATCGCCAACCGCTTCGGCCGCAAGCGCATCTTCATCATCTGCTCGGCCGGCTTTACCATGGCCTCGGTGCTGTGCGGCCTCGCGCAGGACATCAACCAGATGGTGCTGTTCCGCCTGCTGCAGGGCGTGTTCGGCGCGGCGCTGGTGCCGCTGTCGCAATCGGTGATGCTCGACTATTACACGCTTCAGGAGCGCGCCAAGGCGATGTCGATCTGGGGCATGGGCGTGATGATGGGTCCGATCATGGGCCCCTCGCTCGGCGCCTGGCTGACCGAGACCTATTCCTGGCACTGGGTGTTCTTCGTCAATTTGCCGTTCGGCTTCATCACGGTGCTCGGCCTGATCGTGTTCATGGACGAGACCCGGAAGGATTTCAGCCTCAGATTCGACTGGTTCGGCTTCGCCGCGCTGGCGGTTGCGATCGGCGCGCTGCAGCTCGCGCTCGACCGCGGCGAGCAATTAGGCTGGCTGGAATCCAATGAGATCCTCGCGGAGTTCATCGTCTCGGCCGTCGCCTTCTACTTCTTCCTGGCGCACTCCTTCACGACCTCGACACCGTTCATCCGCTTCGCGCTGTTCCGGGATCGCAACTTCGTCACCGGCTGCATGTTCATGGTCGTGATGGGGCTCGTGCTGTTCTCGACCATGGCGCTGGCCTCGCCCTACATGCAGAACGTGATCGGCTATCCCATCATCACCGCCGGCCTCTTGCTGGCGAGCCGCGGCTTCGGCACCTTCTTCGCCATGATGCTGGTCGGCCGCATGATGCGCTATTTCGAGGCGCGCACGCTGATCATCTCCGGCCTGACGCTGACCGCGGGCTCGCTGTACCAGATGACGGGCTGGACCGACCTGACCCAGGTGCCGGAGATCGTCACCGTCAGCGTCATCCAGGGTTTTGGCTTCGGCCTCGTCTTCGTGCCGCTCTCGACCGTGGCGTTCCTGACGCTCTCGAACGAGCTGCGCACCGACGGCACCGCGATGCTGACCCTGATGCGCAACGTCGCGAGCTCGGTCGGCATCTCCGTCGTCATCGCGCAGCTGACGCAGGGAACGCGGCGGACCTACGCAATCCTGTCGGAGCACATCAACCCGTTCAACCACGCGCTGCAGATGCCCGACGTCCGTGGCCTGATCAATCTGTCCACCGACGCCGGCCGCGCCATGGCGGACCGGATGGTCAGCGTGCAGGCGCAGATCATCGCCTTCGCGCATGACTACCAGCTGGTGATGCTTTTCATCCTCTGCACCATCCCGCTCGCTCTGCTGATCGGATCGACCAAGGCCACGCTGCGCAAGCAGGCGGCCGGGCCGGAACATGCGGTGATAGAGTAG
- a CDS encoding TauD/TfdA family dioxygenase: protein MSSLAGKQGPRYRHTAEDGAPYETIAVEKLTPIIGAEISGIDIGSLVDGDARSNRQMDEIHRALAENLVIFFRDQHITPQQHLAFGRKFGELHFHPAAPHEDEDPALMKIYADKNSPRANGEGWHSDVSCDLEPPMGSILYIKQCPPRGGDTLFANMYAAYEALSDRMKAYLDGLTALHDGEPIYRGLYANYGVADRPSYPQAEHPVVRTHPVTGKKALYVNRGFTRHINGIPRDESDAMLAYLYQHAENPLFQCRFRWTENAIAFWDNRCTQHRAMWDYWPHTRSGTRVTVKGERPV, encoded by the coding sequence ATGAGCTCACTCGCCGGCAAGCAGGGTCCGCGCTATCGCCACACGGCCGAGGACGGCGCGCCTTACGAGACCATCGCGGTCGAAAAGCTCACGCCCATCATCGGCGCGGAGATCTCCGGGATCGACATCGGCTCGCTGGTTGATGGCGACGCGCGCTCCAACCGGCAGATGGACGAGATCCACCGCGCGCTTGCCGAAAACCTCGTCATCTTCTTCCGCGACCAGCACATCACGCCGCAGCAGCACCTCGCCTTCGGCCGCAAATTCGGCGAGCTGCATTTTCACCCCGCAGCGCCGCATGAGGACGAAGACCCCGCCCTGATGAAGATCTACGCCGACAAGAACTCGCCGCGCGCCAATGGCGAGGGCTGGCATTCCGACGTGTCCTGCGATCTCGAGCCGCCGATGGGCTCGATCCTCTACATCAAGCAATGCCCGCCGCGCGGCGGCGACACGCTGTTCGCCAACATGTATGCGGCTTACGAAGCCTTGTCGGACCGCATGAAGGCCTATCTCGACGGCCTCACCGCGCTGCACGACGGCGAGCCGATCTACCGTGGGCTCTATGCGAATTATGGCGTTGCCGATCGTCCCTCCTATCCGCAAGCCGAGCATCCCGTGGTGCGAACCCATCCGGTCACGGGCAAGAAGGCGCTCTACGTCAACCGCGGCTTCACCCGCCACATCAACGGCATCCCGCGCGATGAGAGCGATGCGATGCTGGCTTATCTCTACCAGCACGCCGAGAACCCGCTGTTCCAGTGCCGCTTCCGCTGGACCGAGAACGCGATCGCGTTCTGGGACAACCGCTGCACCCAGCATCGCGCGATGTGGGACTACTGGCCGCACACGCGCTCCGGCACGCGCGTGACGGTGAAGGGCGAGCGGCCGGTCTAG
- a CDS encoding Na+/H+ antiporter, whose product MEAKFQTFLILLAVLAGTALAARRFNIAPAILLMLAGVGLAFVPGMPSVELPPELVLLMVLPPLIYSASVAMSWREFRKNLRPIVLLAVGAVIFTAAMVAAATHYVIGLPWTIGFLLGAIVAPPDVVAPLAIARRLNLPRRLVVILEGEGLANDATALILYRFALAAIMVGHFSLPLAAGEFLLIVASEIAFGIGVGWLSLRFRKWSGDPQVELTLSLITPYVSYWLPEHVGGSGVIATVACGLYVSWNGPLLISSATRLQGIFFWDLVIYLIEGVLFLLTGFQMRALYEKSKAFPLDDILIATAVVLVIVVTARFAWLYPATYLPRMLSKSLRERDPSPPWQWPFVLAFTGVRGAVSLAAALALPFTLPGGEAFPYRDLILFVAFGVIFVTLIGVGLTLPPVVRWLGVAQAGRDEHVAEHEAEIAARRQALDAALKSLDAMTEAKDVSDEVMRLLRARHEIRANQLPESLDPTRHDVSAAGTALTRDLIAAERKFIHNLLRDGQITDETRRRIERDLDLEEAGLANREYRDVPL is encoded by the coding sequence ATGGAAGCGAAATTTCAGACCTTTCTCATCCTGCTCGCCGTGCTGGCGGGCACCGCACTCGCCGCGCGCCGCTTCAACATCGCGCCCGCGATCCTGCTGATGCTGGCCGGCGTCGGCCTCGCTTTCGTTCCGGGCATGCCCTCGGTGGAATTGCCGCCGGAGCTGGTGCTGCTGATGGTGCTGCCGCCGCTGATCTACTCGGCGAGCGTCGCCATGAGCTGGCGCGAGTTCAGGAAGAATTTGCGTCCGATCGTACTGCTCGCGGTCGGCGCGGTGATCTTCACCGCGGCGATGGTGGCGGCCGCGACCCACTACGTGATCGGCCTGCCCTGGACCATCGGCTTCCTGCTGGGCGCCATCGTCGCGCCGCCCGACGTGGTGGCGCCGCTCGCGATCGCGCGCCGGCTCAACTTGCCGCGGCGGCTCGTGGTCATCCTCGAAGGCGAAGGGCTCGCCAACGATGCCACGGCGCTGATCCTCTACCGCTTCGCGCTGGCCGCGATCATGGTCGGGCATTTCTCGCTGCCGCTGGCGGCCGGAGAATTCCTCCTCATCGTCGCCAGCGAGATCGCCTTCGGCATCGGCGTCGGTTGGCTCTCCCTCCGCTTCCGCAAATGGTCCGGAGATCCGCAGGTCGAGCTGACGCTGTCGCTGATCACGCCCTACGTCTCCTATTGGCTGCCCGAGCATGTCGGCGGCTCCGGCGTGATCGCGACGGTCGCCTGCGGTCTCTATGTCAGCTGGAACGGCCCGCTGCTGATCTCGTCGGCGACGCGCCTGCAAGGCATCTTCTTCTGGGATCTCGTGATCTACCTGATCGAGGGCGTGCTGTTCCTGCTCACCGGCTTTCAGATGCGCGCGCTCTACGAGAAATCGAAGGCGTTCCCGCTCGACGACATCCTGATCGCGACCGCCGTGGTGCTGGTGATCGTCGTGACGGCGCGCTTCGCCTGGCTCTATCCTGCAACCTATCTGCCGCGAATGCTCAGCAAGTCGCTGCGCGAGCGCGATCCGTCGCCGCCATGGCAGTGGCCTTTCGTGCTCGCCTTCACCGGCGTGCGCGGCGCGGTGTCGCTCGCGGCCGCGCTGGCGCTGCCGTTCACGCTGCCTGGCGGCGAAGCCTTCCCGTATCGCGACCTGATCCTGTTCGTGGCCTTCGGCGTCATCTTCGTCACGCTGATCGGCGTCGGCCTCACCTTGCCGCCGGTGGTGCGCTGGCTCGGTGTCGCGCAGGCCGGCCGCGACGAGCATGTCGCCGAGCACGAGGCCGAGATCGCGGCACGGCGCCAGGCGCTCGACGCCGCGCTGAAGTCGCTTGACGCAATGACCGAGGCGAAGGACGTCTCGGACGAGGTCATGCGGCTTCTGCGTGCACGTCACGAGATTCGCGCCAACCAACTGCCGGAGTCGCTCGATCCCACCCGCCATGACGTTTCCGCCGCCGGCACCGCGCTGACCCGCGACCTGATCGCCGCCGAGCGCAAATTCATTCACAACCTGCTGCGCGACGGCCAGATCACCGACGAGACACGGCGACGGATCGAGCGCGACCTGGATCTGGAGGAGGCGGGCCTGGCGAACCGGGAGTATCGGGACGTGCCGCTTTAG
- a CDS encoding HlyD family secretion protein: MADQVLKFQPEQKTDSGKPTKKAGTDPRRRLVAGLRRYRRFLLLVVLPVAAAIGGLTFYLHGGRYVGTDDAYVGAQKVLVTPDISGKILKVVVKEGQSVKHGDELFEIDPVPFRHAVDEAKAQLAQARTTYDNLVANIKIYGDMLDLAQQGMDLKKRDVERKQALVKNNYGSQLDLDNASNALVTAGAQAQYIKQQLSNAKTQLLGDAELPLEQFPPYAQAKAKLDDAQRNLDHTVLRAPMDGVATQVEQIQLGRFVTAGTPVFSIIDVAHPWVDANPKESDLTHVTEGQPVTLEVDAFPNHVFKGKIGSLSPGTGAQFAILPPQNATGNFVKVVQRVPIRIYFDETDKYVRKLKAGMSVYATIDTGHQRSLAGLLGLSATASQDQDKD, translated from the coding sequence ATGGCTGACCAGGTCCTCAAATTCCAGCCCGAACAGAAGACCGACAGCGGCAAGCCGACCAAGAAGGCCGGCACCGATCCGCGCCGCCGCCTGGTCGCAGGCCTGCGCCGCTATCGCCGCTTCCTGCTGCTGGTCGTGCTGCCTGTAGCCGCCGCCATCGGCGGCCTCACCTTCTACCTGCATGGCGGCCGCTATGTCGGCACCGATGACGCCTATGTCGGCGCCCAGAAGGTGCTGGTGACGCCCGATATCTCCGGCAAGATCCTGAAGGTGGTCGTGAAGGAAGGCCAGTCGGTCAAGCACGGCGACGAGCTGTTCGAGATCGACCCCGTTCCGTTTCGCCACGCGGTGGACGAAGCCAAGGCGCAGCTCGCCCAAGCGCGCACGACCTATGACAACCTCGTCGCCAACATCAAGATCTATGGCGACATGCTGGATCTCGCCCAGCAGGGCATGGATCTGAAGAAGCGCGATGTCGAGCGCAAGCAGGCGCTGGTGAAGAACAATTACGGCTCGCAGCTCGATCTCGACAACGCCTCGAATGCGCTGGTGACCGCCGGCGCGCAGGCGCAATACATCAAGCAGCAACTCTCCAACGCCAAGACGCAGCTGCTCGGCGACGCGGAATTGCCGCTGGAGCAATTCCCGCCCTACGCTCAGGCGAAAGCCAAGCTGGACGATGCCCAGCGCAATCTCGACCACACCGTGCTGCGCGCGCCGATGGACGGCGTGGCGACGCAGGTCGAGCAGATTCAGCTCGGCCGTTTCGTCACCGCGGGCACGCCCGTCTTCTCGATCATCGACGTCGCCCATCCCTGGGTCGACGCCAATCCGAAGGAGAGCGACCTCACGCACGTCACCGAGGGACAGCCCGTCACGCTCGAGGTCGACGCGTTCCCGAACCATGTCTTCAAGGGCAAGATCGGCTCGCTCTCGCCCGGCACCGGCGCGCAATTCGCGATCCTGCCGCCGCAGAACGCCACCGGCAATTTCGTCAAGGTCGTCCAGCGCGTGCCGATCCGCATCTATTTCGACGAGACCGACAAATACGTGCGGAAGCTGAAGGCCGGCATGAGCGTGTACGCCACCATCGACACCGGCCATCAGCGCTCGCTCGCGGGCCTGCTCGGCCTGTCGGCGACCGCGAGCCAAGATCAAGATAAAGACTGA
- a CDS encoding MarR family winged helix-turn-helix transcriptional regulator: MSRGSVDQNFLFTLGELYRLLRVYADKEASRFGITRAQWAVLAKVERSEGMKQSELAELLEMQPITLTRLIDKLCDNDWIERRNDASDRRVKRLHLKKAGRQLLGRMSGLKSELTANALDGISPADAHRLLTQLETIKENVRNAIQTSGAEQARKEQRYG; the protein is encoded by the coding sequence ATGAGCCGCGGGTCCGTGGACCAGAATTTCCTGTTTACGCTAGGTGAGCTCTACCGCCTGTTGCGCGTCTATGCCGACAAGGAAGCCTCGCGCTTCGGCATCACGCGCGCGCAATGGGCCGTGCTGGCCAAGGTCGAGCGCAGCGAAGGCATGAAGCAGTCGGAGCTCGCCGAGCTGCTCGAGATGCAGCCGATCACGCTGACCCGCCTGATCGACAAGCTCTGCGACAATGACTGGATCGAGCGGCGCAACGATGCCTCGGACCGGCGCGTCAAGCGCCTGCACCTCAAGAAGGCCGGCCGGCAGCTGCTCGGCCGGATGAGCGGCCTGAAGTCGGAGCTCACCGCGAACGCGCTCGACGGCATCAGCCCGGCCGACGCCCACCGTCTCCTGACCCAGCTCGAAACCATCAAGGAAAACGTGCGCAACGCGATCCAGACGTCGGGCGCGGAGCAAGCACGTAAGGAGCAGCGCTATGGCTGA
- a CDS encoding Rieske 2Fe-2S domain-containing protein, whose amino-acid sequence MLRAEDNKFLTEAGPGTGMGELLRRFWIPVLLSEELSEPDGDPKKIVVLGEELLAFRDTRGVVGIIDQYCPHRGANLWLGRNEECGIRCVYHGWKFDTDGRCVDMPTSYPDLNAKDLIRIKSYPVREWGEMIWAYMGPLEAMPELPDLEMALLPESHRYVSKKWQDCNWVQALEGSIDTAHFTFAHLSFDKQENEILDIKKHFVNPIARMSSDHMRWIAEDPRPVIKVAPHEAGLTIAGGRLTGGDNIYWRIAQFLMPFHAYAPSAMPGENIFGQTFVPVTDTNCWIYTYVWNPERPLSQAERDAYDHGNGVIAEVDDNYVPLRHKGNDYLIDRKLQKTRSYTGIKGVSEQDAAVQDSQGPIADRTREHLGPTDLGIMHFRKVVMDLARALQQGEPPPQAAHQDRYAVRSGACVTSKSKDLPAVMLERFGDVAGFVGRPRTAAAE is encoded by the coding sequence ATGCTTCGCGCAGAGGACAATAAATTCCTGACCGAGGCCGGCCCCGGAACCGGCATGGGGGAATTGCTGCGCCGCTTCTGGATTCCCGTCCTGCTCTCGGAAGAACTTTCCGAGCCCGACGGCGATCCGAAGAAGATCGTCGTGCTCGGCGAGGAGCTGCTCGCCTTCCGCGATACGCGCGGCGTCGTCGGAATCATCGACCAATACTGCCCGCATCGCGGCGCCAATCTCTGGCTGGGGCGCAATGAGGAGTGCGGCATCCGCTGCGTCTATCATGGCTGGAAGTTCGACACCGACGGGCGCTGTGTGGACATGCCGACCTCCTATCCCGATCTCAATGCCAAGGACCTGATCCGCATCAAGTCCTACCCGGTGCGCGAATGGGGCGAGATGATCTGGGCCTATATGGGGCCGCTCGAAGCCATGCCTGAGCTGCCTGATCTCGAAATGGCGCTGTTGCCGGAATCACACCGCTACGTCAGCAAGAAATGGCAGGACTGCAACTGGGTGCAGGCGCTGGAGGGTTCGATCGACACCGCGCATTTCACCTTCGCCCATCTCTCCTTCGACAAGCAGGAGAACGAGATCCTGGACATCAAGAAGCATTTTGTGAATCCCATCGCGCGAATGTCGAGCGATCACATGCGCTGGATCGCGGAGGACCCGCGCCCCGTCATCAAGGTCGCTCCGCACGAGGCCGGGCTGACGATCGCCGGCGGCCGGCTCACCGGTGGCGACAACATCTACTGGCGCATCGCGCAGTTCCTGATGCCGTTCCATGCCTATGCCCCGAGCGCGATGCCGGGCGAGAATATTTTTGGCCAGACCTTCGTGCCCGTCACCGATACCAATTGCTGGATCTACACCTATGTGTGGAATCCGGAACGACCGCTCTCGCAAGCCGAGCGCGACGCCTATGACCACGGCAACGGCGTCATCGCGGAGGTCGACGACAATTACGTGCCGCTGCGCCACAAGGGTAACGACTACCTGATCGACCGCAAGCTGCAGAAGACCCGCAGCTACACCGGCATCAAGGGCGTCTCCGAGCAGGATGCCGCCGTGCAGGACAGCCAGGGCCCGATCGCCGACCGCACCCGCGAGCATCTCGGACCGACCGATCTCGGCATCATGCATTTCCGCAAAGTCGTGATGGATCTGGCCCGCGCGCTCCAGCAGGGTGAGCCGCCGCCGCAGGCCGCGCATCAGGATCGCTATGCGGTGCGCTCCGGGGCCTGCGTCACCAGCAAGTCCAAGGATCTGCCCGCCGTGATGCTGGAACGTTTTGGCGATGTCGCGGGCTTCGTCGGCCGACCCAGGACCGCAGCGGCGGAGTAA
- a CDS encoding N-acetylmuramoyl-L-alanine amidase codes for MGQSRSIIAGLVAAILLSWLAPVGRSEAAAARKAAKATLKQPQSSAKCEMPKFRIVVDVGHTPDSYGALSARNDPEFGFNLVLARLVTAKLKAEGFAATRLLVTDGKARPSLFKRVSAANDGRADLFLSIHHDSVPDKLLETWEFDGAKSYFSDRFSGHSLFVSQQNSHFATSLKLARMIGRQLKEQGLHYASQYTLPLMGRYRRQLLDKDVGVYRYDGLVVLSRTSSAAVLLEAGSIINRDEEMAMNSAERHEVVAGAVAAAMREFCERR; via the coding sequence GTGGGGCAATCGCGCAGCATCATCGCCGGACTGGTCGCCGCGATCCTGTTGTCATGGCTTGCGCCTGTTGGCCGCAGCGAGGCCGCGGCCGCGCGAAAGGCCGCCAAGGCCACGCTGAAGCAGCCGCAATCATCGGCCAAATGCGAGATGCCGAAGTTCCGGATCGTCGTCGATGTCGGGCACACCCCGGACTCCTACGGCGCACTCAGCGCGCGCAACGATCCGGAGTTCGGCTTCAACCTCGTTCTCGCGCGCCTCGTCACGGCGAAGCTGAAGGCTGAGGGTTTTGCGGCAACCCGCCTGCTCGTCACCGACGGCAAGGCGCGGCCGAGCCTGTTCAAGCGGGTCAGTGCCGCAAATGACGGCCGGGCCGATCTCTTCCTGTCGATCCATCACGATTCGGTCCCGGACAAATTGCTCGAGACCTGGGAATTCGACGGCGCGAAGAGCTATTTCAGCGATCGCTTTTCGGGCCACTCGCTGTTCGTGTCGCAGCAGAATTCGCATTTCGCCACCAGCCTGAAACTGGCCCGGATGATCGGCAGGCAGTTGAAGGAACAGGGCCTGCATTATGCCAGCCAATATACCTTGCCGCTGATGGGCCGTTACCGGCGCCAGCTGCTCGACAAGGATGTCGGCGTCTACCGCTATGACGGGCTCGTCGTTCTCTCACGGACCAGCAGCGCCGCGGTGCTGCTCGAAGCCGGCTCCATCATCAACCGCGACGAGGAGATGGCGATGAACTCGGCGGAGCGGCATGAGGTGGTCGCGGGCGCCGTTGCGGCTGCGATGAGGGAGTTCTGCGAGAGGCGGTAG
- a CDS encoding DMT family transporter, protein MSATQANLSAARPLSAGAIALMLMLCLTWGFNQIAVKLVLPDIPPMLQATIRSAGALPVLFIIGTLRGVKFFENDRTWKPGLVAGLMFGIEFVLIFQGLRLTSASRAVVFLYTAPFFVALGSYQVLGERLGASQWLGLAISFAGVALAIGVPQPNVDSHVLLGDLMIVGGAALWAATTLVAKGTRLRFAAPEKALGYQVATSIPILGLAAWLFGETITHTPAPLSLGLMAFQAIWVVGTTFTLWFALVKAYSASKLSAFTFITPLFGVVGSYFIMHDTLSLAFGAAAVLVIAGLFLVNRPSQTAAAPADALLNVTKT, encoded by the coding sequence ATGTCCGCAACCCAAGCCAACCTATCCGCTGCACGCCCCCTCAGTGCCGGCGCCATTGCCCTGATGCTCATGCTGTGCCTGACCTGGGGGTTCAACCAGATCGCGGTGAAGCTGGTGCTGCCGGACATCCCGCCGATGCTCCAGGCCACGATCCGCTCGGCGGGCGCGCTGCCGGTGCTGTTCATCATCGGCACGCTTCGCGGCGTCAAATTCTTCGAGAACGACCGCACGTGGAAGCCGGGCCTGGTCGCCGGGCTGATGTTCGGCATCGAATTCGTGCTGATCTTCCAGGGCCTGCGCCTCACCTCGGCCTCGCGCGCGGTGGTGTTCCTCTACACCGCGCCGTTCTTCGTCGCGCTCGGCTCCTATCAGGTGCTCGGCGAGCGGCTCGGCGCCTCGCAATGGCTGGGCCTTGCCATCAGCTTTGCCGGCGTCGCGCTCGCAATCGGCGTGCCGCAGCCCAATGTCGATTCACATGTGCTGCTGGGCGACCTCATGATCGTCGGTGGTGCCGCGCTGTGGGCGGCGACGACGCTGGTGGCCAAGGGCACGCGGTTGCGGTTCGCTGCGCCGGAGAAGGCGCTGGGCTATCAGGTCGCCACCTCGATCCCCATCCTGGGGCTGGCGGCCTGGCTGTTCGGCGAGACCATCACCCACACCCCGGCGCCGCTCTCGCTCGGCCTGATGGCGTTCCAGGCGATCTGGGTGGTTGGAACCACGTTCACGCTTTGGTTCGCTCTGGTGAAGGCCTATTCGGCCAGCAAATTGTCGGCTTTTACCTTCATCACCCCTTTGTTTGGCGTGGTGGGTAGCTATTTCATCATGCACGACACCCTAAGCTTGGCGTTCGGGGCGGCTGCTGTCCTTGTAATTGCTGGGCTTTTTCTGGTTAACCGTCCGAGCCAAACGGCTGCGGCGCCAGCTGATGCATTGCTGAACGTCACCAAAACCTGA
- a CDS encoding Fur family transcriptional regulator, whose product MTPAKTAFPAPDHDHGRCTADALAHAEEVCEQRAQKFTPIRRQVLGALLSSHRPLGAYEVIDELAKSMPRPAPITVYRALDFLMANGLVHRIESRNAYLACAAHDHDATSAVAFLICERCGLVGEIPSASFAGDLNAAARSSGFAPKLSVVEITGVCTHCQKAA is encoded by the coding sequence ATGACCCCCGCGAAGACGGCCTTTCCCGCGCCAGACCACGATCACGGCCGCTGCACCGCGGATGCGCTGGCGCATGCCGAGGAGGTCTGCGAGCAGCGCGCGCAGAAATTCACGCCGATCCGGCGCCAGGTGCTGGGCGCCTTGCTCTCCAGCCACCGTCCGCTCGGCGCCTATGAGGTGATCGACGAATTGGCCAAGTCGATGCCGCGGCCGGCGCCGATCACGGTCTACCGGGCGCTCGATTTCCTGATGGCCAACGGCCTCGTGCACCGCATCGAAAGCCGCAACGCCTACCTCGCCTGCGCCGCGCACGACCATGACGCGACCTCGGCGGTGGCGTTCCTGATCTGCGAGCGCTGCGGCCTGGTCGGCGAGATTCCCTCGGCGTCCTTCGCCGGCGATCTCAATGCCGCGGCGCGCAGCTCGGGCTTTGCTCCCAAATTGTCCGTGGTGGAGATCACGGGCGTCTGCACCCATTGTCAGAAAGCTGCTTGA
- the ispG gene encoding flavodoxin-dependent (E)-4-hydroxy-3-methylbut-2-enyl-diphosphate synthase, producing the protein MNKPETTIDSDLAGPAPRHRTTQVKVGDVAVGGGAPIVVQSMTNTDTADIDGTIAQVAALARAGSEMVRITVDREEAAAAVPHIRDGLAKRGITTPLIGDFHYIGHKLLAAYPACAEALAKYRINPGNVGFKDKRDTQFADIIEIANKNGKPVRIGANWGSLDQELLTKLMDENAASANPRDVRAVTREAMVQSALLSAARAEELGMPKNRIILSAKVSAVQDLIAVYQDLASRSDYAIHLGLTEAGMGSKGIVASSAALGILLQQGIGDTIRISLTPEPGGDRTREVQVGQELLQTMGFRTFVPLVAACPGCGRTTSTTFQELARSIQDFIRDEMPAWKTKYPGVEELNVAVMGCIVNGPGESKHANIGISLPGTGEAPAAPVFVDGKKFRTLRGPTISADFKALVIDYIDQRYGQGAKVPVTAAE; encoded by the coding sequence ATGAACAAGCCCGAAACCACCATCGATTCCGATCTCGCGGGACCCGCACCGCGCCATCGTACCACCCAGGTCAAGGTCGGCGACGTCGCCGTCGGCGGCGGTGCGCCGATCGTCGTGCAGTCGATGACCAACACCGACACCGCCGACATCGACGGTACCATTGCCCAGGTCGCAGCGCTCGCGCGCGCCGGCTCCGAAATGGTCCGCATCACCGTGGACCGCGAGGAAGCTGCGGCCGCCGTTCCGCACATTCGCGACGGCCTCGCCAAGCGCGGGATCACGACGCCGCTGATCGGCGACTTCCACTATATCGGCCACAAGCTGCTCGCGGCCTATCCGGCCTGCGCCGAGGCGCTCGCCAAGTACCGCATCAATCCCGGCAATGTCGGCTTCAAGGACAAGCGCGACACCCAGTTCGCCGACATCATCGAGATCGCGAACAAGAACGGCAAGCCGGTCCGCATCGGCGCCAATTGGGGCTCGCTCGACCAGGAGCTCCTGACCAAGCTGATGGACGAGAATGCCGCCTCCGCCAATCCGCGCGACGTGCGCGCGGTGACGCGCGAGGCCATGGTGCAGTCCGCGCTGCTCTCGGCCGCGCGCGCCGAAGAGCTCGGCATGCCCAAGAACCGCATCATCCTCTCCGCAAAGGTCTCGGCGGTGCAGGATCTGATCGCGGTCTATCAGGACCTCGCCAGCCGTTCCGATTACGCCATCCATCTCGGCCTCACCGAAGCCGGCATGGGCTCGAAGGGCATCGTGGCGTCCTCGGCCGCGCTCGGCATCCTCTTGCAGCAGGGCATCGGCGACACCATCCGCATCTCGCTGACGCCGGAGCCCGGCGGCGACCGCACCCGTGAAGTGCAGGTCGGCCAGGAGCTCTTGCAGACCATGGGCTTCCGCACCTTCGTGCCGCTGGTCGCGGCATGCCCCGGCTGCGGCCGCACCACCTCGACCACGTTCCAGGAGCTGGCCCGCTCGATCCAGGATTTCATCCGCGACGAGATGCCGGCGTGGAAGACGAAATATCCCGGCGTGGAAGAGCTCAACGTCGCGGTGATGGGCTGCATCGTCAACGGCCCCGGCGAATCCAAGCACGCCAATATCGGCATCTCCCTGCCGGGCACCGGCGAAGCCCCGGCCGCGCCCGTGTTCGTCGACGGCAAGAAGTTCCGCACGCTGCGCGGCCCCACCATCTCCGCCGACTTCAAGGCGCTGGTGATCGACTATATCGACCAGCGCTACGGCCAGGGCGCCAAGGTGCCGGTGACCGCGGCGGAGTAG